A portion of the Oncorhynchus gorbuscha isolate QuinsamMale2020 ecotype Even-year linkage group LG07, OgorEven_v1.0, whole genome shotgun sequence genome contains these proteins:
- the LOC124039095 gene encoding noelin-3-like produces the protein MRVLLSVLYPVLSITVFGLYPSMTIGPKEGWQVYSSAQDTDGRCICTVVAPEQNLCSRDAKGRQLRQLLEKVQNMSQSIEVLNLRTQRDFQYVMKMENQMKGLQTTLRQIEDDRKTIITRNFQELKNKMDELQPLIPVLEQYKTDAQLISSFKEEIRNLSMVLTAIQEEMGAYDYDELYQRVLRLDSRLHNCMGKLTCGKLMKITGPVTIKTSGTRFGAWMTDPQASQRNNRVWYMDSYTNSKIVREYKTMDDFVANVVSRTYNLPFKWEGTGHVAYNGSLYYNKYQSNIIVKYSFETGRVLAQRALEYAGFHNTYPYSWGGYSDIDVMADELGMWVVYATNQNAGNIVIAQMDPDTLEVRKTWNTEYSRRNAGESFMICGTLYITNSHLTGAKVYYAYSTKTSSYEYTDIPFHNQYFHISMLAYNSRERHLYGWNNGHQVLFNVTLFHVIKTQDDS, from the exons accatCGGGCCTAAGGAGGGTTGGCAGGTGTACAGCTCAGCCCAGGATACTGACGGGCGGTGTATCTGCACGGTGGTGGCTCCTGAACAGAACCTCTGCTCCAGAGACGCCAAGGGAAGACAGCTCCGCCAGCTACTGGAGAAG GTGcagaacatgtcccagtccattGAGGTGTTGAACCTGAGGACCCAGAGGGACTTCCAGTACGTCATGAAGATGGAGAATCAGATGAAAGGGCTCCAGACCACGCTCAGACAGATAGAAGACGACAGGAAGACCATTATAACCAGGAACTTCCAG GAGCTGAAGAACAAGATGGATGAGCTGCAGCCTCTGATCCCTGTGTTGGAGCAGTACAAGACAGACGCCCAGCTCATCTCCTCCTTTAAAGAGGAGATCAGAAACCTGTCCATGGTGCTCACAGCCATTCAGGAGGAGATGGGGGCATACGACTATGACGAGCTCTACCAGAGGGTCCTCAGACTGGACAGCAGGCTGCACAACTGCATGGGCAAACTCA CATGTGGGAAATTAATGAAAATCACTGGACCTGTAACAATAAAGACATCTGGCACCCGGTTTGGAGCATGGATGACTGACCCACAGGCCTCTCAGAGAAACAACAGG GTCTGGTACATGGACAGCTACACCAACAGTAAGATTGTACGTGAGTACAAGACCATGGACGACTTTGTAGCTAACGTGGTGTCTCGAACCTACAACCTCCCATTTAAATGGGAGGGAACCGGTCACGTGGCGTACAATGGGTCCCTGTATTACAACAAGTACCAGAGCAACATCATCGTGAAGTACAGTTTTGAGACGGGTCGGGTGCTGGCTCAGCGGGCTCTGGAGTACGCCGGCTTCCACAACACCTACCCTTACTCCTGGGGAGGATACTCCGACATCGATGTCATGGCCGACGAACTGGGCATGTGGGTAGTGTACGCAACCAATCAGAACGCGGGAAATATCGTCATCGCCCAGATGGACCCGGACACCCTGGAAGTCCGGAAGACGTGGAACACGGAATATTCCAGACGGAACGCGGGGGAATCCTTTATGATCTGCGGAACACTCTACATCACCAACTCTCACCTGACAGGTGCTAAGGTCTACTACGCGTACTCCACCAAGACCTCCAGCTATGAGTACACAGACATCCCTTTCCACAACCAGTACTTTCACATCTCCATGCTGGCCTATAACTCCAGGGAGAGGCACCTCTATGGCTGGAACAATGGACACCAGGTGCTGTTCAATGTCACTCTGTTCCACGTCATCAAAACCCAAGACGACTCCTAG